Proteins from a genomic interval of Croceicoccus naphthovorans:
- a CDS encoding YegP family protein codes for MAHRFEIRKNKKGEFVAYFCYNAETMFWTEGYSSRASAKNAIDSIIKNGPKAELIDTTKE; via the coding sequence ATGGCGCATCGTTTCGAAATCCGGAAGAACAAGAAGGGCGAGTTCGTCGCCTATTTCTGCTACAACGCCGAAACGATGTTCTGGACAGAGGGCTATTCCTCGAGAGCCAGTGCCAAGAACGCGATCGATTCGATCATCAAGAACGGCCCCAAGGCCGAACTGATCGACACCACCAAGGAATAA
- a CDS encoding NAD(P)/FAD-dependent oxidoreductase: MSERYDIVIVGAGMAGASLAAMVAPHASVLMIETEERPGYHATGRSAAFWEETYGGPGVYPLTAASGPFLRDGGFLSPRGALNIGRESDRAKVEAFVKRFAALGADVELLGRDEIEARVPGLAEEWTCAAWEAPCSDIDVAALHQHYLTAAKKTGAALRTRAELKAAYCEADGWRLDLADGSQVACDTLVNAAGAWADSVAEIAGAAPIGIEPLRRTVVQLRTRPEVPNDVPLVLDINETFYFKPEAGRIWLTPHDETPSAPCDAAPDELDVAIAIERMEQVIGWEVEAVERKWAGLRSFAPDRLPVYGFDAKVPGFFWCAGQGGFGIQTAPAGAALAAQLLLGKRVSSIADGIDPSPYDPARFAMN, encoded by the coding sequence GTGAGCGAGCGGTACGATATCGTCATCGTCGGTGCGGGCATGGCCGGAGCCAGCCTTGCCGCGATGGTCGCACCGCACGCATCGGTGCTGATGATCGAGACGGAGGAGCGGCCCGGCTATCACGCCACCGGGCGCAGCGCGGCGTTCTGGGAAGAGACTTATGGCGGACCCGGCGTCTATCCGCTGACCGCTGCTTCCGGCCCGTTCCTGCGCGACGGCGGTTTTCTGTCGCCGCGCGGGGCGCTGAATATCGGGCGCGAATCGGATCGGGCCAAGGTTGAGGCATTCGTAAAGCGGTTCGCCGCTTTGGGTGCGGATGTCGAGTTGCTGGGCCGTGACGAGATAGAAGCGCGTGTGCCGGGACTGGCCGAGGAATGGACCTGCGCCGCTTGGGAAGCGCCATGCTCGGACATCGACGTCGCGGCCTTGCACCAGCACTACCTGACGGCGGCGAAGAAGACGGGGGCCGCGTTGCGTACGCGCGCGGAGTTGAAGGCGGCGTATTGCGAGGCCGATGGCTGGCGGCTGGACTTGGCCGACGGGTCGCAGGTTGCGTGCGACACACTGGTCAACGCCGCCGGAGCCTGGGCGGATAGTGTCGCCGAAATCGCCGGTGCCGCGCCCATCGGGATCGAACCGCTGCGCCGCACGGTCGTGCAATTGCGCACCAGGCCCGAAGTGCCGAACGACGTGCCGCTGGTTCTCGACATCAACGAGACGTTCTATTTCAAGCCCGAGGCCGGGCGCATCTGGCTGACCCCGCATGACGAGACGCCGAGTGCGCCTTGCGATGCCGCGCCGGATGAACTGGACGTGGCCATCGCCATCGAGCGCATGGAGCAGGTGATCGGCTGGGAGGTGGAGGCGGTAGAGCGCAAGTGGGCGGGCCTGCGCAGTTTCGCGCCCGACCGGCTGCCCGTCTATGGCTTTGACGCGAAGGTGCCGGGTTTTTTCTGGTGCGCGGGGCAGGGCGGTTTTGGCATCCAGACCGCGCCTGCCGGGGCGGCGCTGGCGGCGCAGCTGTTGCTGGGCAAGCGGGTGTCGTCGATTGCCGACGGGATTGATCCTTCACCCTATGACCCGGCGCGATTTGCGATGAATTGA
- a CDS encoding alpha/beta fold hydrolase, with protein sequence MSQSAAQFRRAIPPVATEATWHAADGHAVRRIDWPGAAAESGVRGAILFLAGRGDHYEKYLETLHGWHLKGWAVTALDWRGQAGSGRLGTDATTGHVDNFAHWIDDLDAFWPQWRAAHRGPHVAIGHSMGGHLTLRALEEKRIDPVAAVLVAPMLGFSGIQLPYWLMRGFARWRAGMGDPRRPAWKWSERPGEFPAGRKALLTHDAERYADEGWWRQARPELVMGPGSWGWLEQAVVSMQRVMQTGALAGMEVPTLLLSTKADRLVSPAAIRRAAKLLPKAELLEFGREAAHEILREADPVRERALAAIDRFLAEKAPAW encoded by the coding sequence GTGAGCCAGTCGGCAGCGCAATTCCGCCGTGCGATCCCGCCGGTCGCGACCGAGGCGACATGGCACGCCGCCGACGGCCACGCGGTGCGCCGGATCGACTGGCCCGGTGCGGCTGCCGAAAGCGGTGTGCGCGGGGCGATCCTGTTTCTGGCGGGGCGGGGCGATCATTACGAAAAGTATCTGGAAACGCTGCACGGCTGGCATCTGAAAGGCTGGGCGGTGACGGCGCTGGACTGGCGTGGGCAGGCGGGGTCCGGGCGGTTGGGCACTGACGCCACCACCGGCCATGTCGATAATTTTGCGCACTGGATCGACGATCTGGACGCGTTCTGGCCGCAATGGCGCGCGGCGCACCGCGGGCCGCATGTCGCAATCGGGCATTCGATGGGCGGGCACCTGACGCTACGCGCGCTGGAGGAAAAGCGAATCGATCCGGTCGCGGCGGTGCTCGTCGCGCCAATGCTGGGTTTTTCGGGCATCCAGCTGCCCTATTGGCTGATGCGCGGTTTTGCCCGCTGGCGCGCCGGAATGGGCGATCCGCGTCGTCCGGCATGGAAGTGGAGCGAGCGGCCCGGCGAGTTTCCGGCGGGGCGCAAGGCGCTGCTGACCCACGATGCGGAGCGTTACGCCGACGAAGGTTGGTGGCGGCAGGCGCGGCCCGAACTGGTGATGGGGCCGGGAAGCTGGGGCTGGCTGGAGCAGGCGGTGGTCTCGATGCAGCGCGTCATGCAAACCGGGGCGCTGGCTGGCATGGAAGTGCCGACCCTGCTGCTGTCGACTAAGGCCGACCGGCTGGTTTCGCCCGCCGCGATTCGGCGCGCGGCGAAGTTGTTGCCAAAAGCCGAATTGCTGGAATTCGGGCGCGAGGCCGCGCACGAGATTCTGCGGGAAGCCGATCCGGTGCGCGAGCGTGCCTTGGCCGCCATCGATCGCTTCCTTGCCGAAAAAGCCCCCGCGTGGTGA
- a CDS encoding A24 family peptidase has product MNTALVTYGLLCCLAIAVLYAAFTDIRSRKITNRLTLSVALSAPAFWWASGLSLWPGVAIQIALAVGMFFFGALMFRFRQMGGGDVKLLTAIALWLPPMVFVALMLMICIANGVLTVAMIQRHRKAKRRGRDVGQLQIPYGVSVAVCMLVLLAAKYGPGLQQTLTTNSMLS; this is encoded by the coding sequence ATGAACACCGCACTGGTCACTTACGGATTGCTCTGTTGCTTGGCAATCGCGGTCCTTTACGCCGCGTTCACCGATATCCGCAGCCGCAAGATCACGAATCGCCTTACGCTCAGCGTCGCGCTTAGCGCTCCCGCCTTCTGGTGGGCATCGGGCCTGTCGCTGTGGCCGGGCGTCGCCATCCAGATCGCGCTGGCCGTCGGCATGTTCTTTTTCGGCGCGCTGATGTTCCGTTTTCGCCAGATGGGCGGCGGCGACGTAAAGTTGCTGACCGCGATCGCGCTGTGGTTGCCGCCGATGGTTTTCGTGGCGTTGATGCTGATGATCTGCATCGCCAACGGCGTTCTGACGGTCGCCATGATCCAACGCCACCGCAAGGCGAAACGCCGCGGACGCGACGTTGGCCAGCTGCAGATTCCCTACGGCGTTTCGGTGGCGGTCTGCATGCTCGTGCTGCTCGCGGCCAAGTACGGGCCGGGCCTGCAGCAGACCTTAACAACGAATTCGATGCTGTCTTGA
- the cpaB gene encoding Flp pilus assembly protein CpaB, translated as MDKKKLILLVVALVVAVGTALMARSMFAGNAAPQVEAATTEPQGPRVLVATRKLPVGTIITADALQFKLWPKEMVQDAYFVEGQADMNKLLGTVARFPVTAGQPVTQGALVMPGDRGFLAAALGPGMRAVTIPVSAKTAVAGFVFPGDRVDLMLTQKVKEGEQSFSATETVLRNLRVIATDTRTDSQVVDGKTVVAKTSMVTIEATPRIAEKISVAQTLGSLSLSLRPLADTRAELDRAIARGEVVVPDGASPEEEEEILRLAMNKPQEGKSTYQTGGDVSRFASRINSAPAPRIGGGGAAAPAGPAKPTGPVVRITRGTNTAMVPVKN; from the coding sequence ATGGACAAGAAGAAGCTGATTTTGCTGGTTGTGGCGCTTGTCGTCGCGGTGGGTACCGCGCTGATGGCCCGTTCCATGTTCGCCGGCAACGCCGCACCTCAGGTTGAGGCTGCCACCACCGAACCGCAGGGCCCGCGCGTCCTGGTCGCGACGCGCAAGCTGCCCGTCGGCACGATCATCACCGCCGATGCCCTGCAGTTCAAGCTCTGGCCCAAGGAAATGGTGCAGGATGCCTATTTCGTCGAAGGTCAGGCCGACATGAACAAGCTGCTCGGCACCGTCGCCCGCTTTCCGGTTACCGCCGGTCAGCCGGTGACGCAGGGCGCGCTGGTCATGCCCGGCGATCGCGGTTTCCTTGCCGCGGCGCTTGGCCCCGGCATGCGCGCCGTGACGATCCCCGTTTCGGCCAAGACCGCCGTTGCCGGTTTCGTATTCCCGGGTGACCGCGTCGATCTGATGCTGACCCAGAAGGTCAAGGAAGGCGAACAGTCCTTCAGCGCGACCGAAACCGTGCTGCGCAACCTGCGCGTTATCGCCACCGATACCCGCACCGACAGCCAGGTCGTCGACGGCAAGACCGTCGTTGCCAAGACCAGCATGGTCACGATCGAAGCGACCCCGCGGATCGCCGAGAAGATTTCGGTCGCCCAGACGCTCGGCTCGCTCAGCCTCTCGCTGCGTCCGCTGGCCGATACGCGCGCCGAACTGGATCGCGCCATCGCCCGCGGCGAAGTGGTCGTCCCCGACGGCGCCTCGCCCGAGGAAGAGGAAGAGATCCTGCGCCTTGCCATGAACAAGCCGCAGGAAGGCAAGTCGACCTACCAGACCGGTGGCGACGTCTCTCGCTTCGCCTCGCGCATCAACAGCGCACCTGCCCCGCGCATCGGTGGCGGCGGCGCAGCAGCCCCGGCTGGCCCTGCAAAGCCCACCGGCCCGGTCGTCCGCATTACCCGCGGTACCAACACCGCGATGGTCCCGGTCAAGAACTGA